The proteins below come from a single Magnetococcales bacterium genomic window:
- a CDS encoding DUF4390 domain-containing protein: protein MLQACLGVILLISLAACQGEDAPPPNPLREVVASLQGNNLYAQAVLTARFQREVLDLLKQGEPILATYRFRLREERAFFPDREVSRLKLRRRLRLHLITQRFEMQDITRGEVSYTDDDDEAMQFLGHPRNILLEEHGDKDGTTGRFLDAGRRYFLEARFELEREGISQPLRFLNRLFTFWRPVDYRLETEYRRP from the coding sequence GTGCTGCAAGCCTGTCTCGGAGTGATCCTTCTCATCTCCCTGGCGGCTTGTCAGGGTGAGGATGCACCACCTCCCAATCCCTTGCGGGAGGTGGTAGCCTCCCTGCAAGGCAATAATTTGTATGCCCAGGCTGTCCTGACCGCCCGGTTTCAACGTGAGGTTTTGGATCTCCTGAAACAGGGGGAGCCCATCCTGGCGACCTACCGCTTTCGCTTGCGCGAGGAACGTGCCTTTTTTCCGGATCGGGAGGTCTCCCGGCTGAAGTTGCGTCGCCGCCTGCGACTGCACTTGATCACTCAACGTTTCGAGATGCAGGACATCACCCGGGGAGAGGTCTCCTACACCGACGACGACGACGAGGCCATGCAGTTTTTGGGACACCCGCGCAATATCCTCCTGGAAGAACATGGCGACAAAGACGGAACGACGGGTCGCTTTCTGGATGCCGGTCGGCGCTATTTTCTGGAGGCGCGTTTTGAGCTGGAACGGGAAGGGATATCCCAACCCCTGCGCTTCTTGAATCGATTGTTCACTTTCTGGCGACCGGTGGACTATCGCCTCGAAACGGAGTATCGCCGCCCATGA